The DNA segment cctccttccctccctcccactagTAAGGAACATAGTCCTAACCCAGATGTAATTGCCTGAGGTGAGGAAGCGAGCACAGCACCAGAGCTCTGGGAGGATAACATGCTTTCGCTCCTTGTCCCAACAATCGTGACCCTGTTGATTCTTAGAACAAATTTCTAAAAGCTTTGCTGGCCCAGTGGGACTTGGCCGCATGCATGGAGTTTtgtgaaaatagggagacctggCTAGATGCTGAATACAAACTCTCCATGAACTCCATAGCCTCTAGCTCTATATTCAATGTAGACCCCTTGGTGGCCTCTCATTATACCTGCCCCCACCCACACCTCCAGACTCACGCCCCTGCCCTCCAGGCCCACTGCAGGCTCAGCACTGAGATGATCCTGCTCTGCAGGCCTCCGGGGGACAATCTTCACACACTTGGTCATTTCAAGTCTGTGCCCCTGTTCTGCTGCCAGCCTTCAGGTCCCATGCATTCCACTTCTCTCTCAATAATCTGGGCAACTTAGAAATAGAGACCTGAGAAATTAGCTGAGGGCCTTGATCCATATAGACAGATCCCTCAGACCCCAGCATCCTTCACTGCCACCTGAATTCTGGAGACTTCTCCCCAAGGAACAAGGACAATTGCTCAAAGGAATGACAAAAGCGTTTTATTAAAGATTCACCTGAAGGTGGatagagaggaggagaggagttggctGGGACACAGCGGTTCTTGCCCCGCCCTTGCAGGGCCAGTTGCTGCCAGGCAATGGAGGAGTTTGGTCCTGATGTAAAGGGATATCAGGGATCTGGGAGATGGCATTGGGCTGGAAGGGGACATGTGTCCCTGATAATTCTGGAGAGGAAGCTCCAGGTTGTATTCTCCTCTGTGCATGGGAGGTGAAGAGTCAGCTGACACCCCTCCCATTCCGGGTAGATCACCAGGCCCAAGTCTAGAAGAAGCTACCAAACTCTGAGAGGGCAGAATCCATGCCCTGGCACCGAGGTGACACTGGTAAGATAAACCCCAGTGAGGGCGGGTAGAGGCGGGGGTGAAGGAAGCACAGGGACACCAGGTTAAGCCCAGCTGGGCTCAGGGGCTGCAGGGACCCCGTCTCCTCTATCGGTGTGACCGCTTGGTGGTAGAGACAGTCTTGCTGGTGGAAATTCCACTGACACCACTGCCCAGTGCAAAGCCACTTCCAGAGCCGAGGCCAAAGCTGCTGCCCAGGCCAAACCCGGAGCAGTTTCCCAATCCTCCACCAATGCCTCCAGCACTAACGCCACCACCAACCACAgctgcaggggaaacaaaagacaTGGTTATTCCATCACTGCCAGCAACCAGGAGCCTCAGCCCCAAGCTGGGTGAGAGGATGGCCACGGCAGGGGCAGAAGCTACTTACAGATGGTCAGGGTACTCTGGCATTCTCCAGACATTCTGTGGGGAGCAGAAAGAGCAGTGCGTCACAGCACAGCCCCAAGCCCTGCTTTGTTCAATGAGGAGGTCTCAAGCACCTAGCCCAGCTTTAGGTGGCCAAATCTAAGACCTGACTGTTAACCTGTATCTACACTGTCCTGGTTCATAACGCACCAGTGCAGAACTGAAGAGGTGGCCCAGCAGAGGTGCAAACTCCTGGCACTGGGTCTCTCCCTTCGTCAAGTTCCCACCCACCCCGCCTTCCCGCCCCCTCACCGGCTCTCCTCGCCCTCCAGCAGCTTGCGGTAGGTGGCGATCTCTACGTCCAGGGCCAGCTTCACACTCATAAGCTCCTGGTAGTCGCGCAGCATCTTGGCCAGCTCCTCCTTGGCCTTCTGCAGGGCAGTCTCCAGCTCTGTAAGCTTGCTATTGGCATCTTTGAGTGCCAGCTCCCCACGCTTCTCAGCATCAACCACAGATGCCTGCAGAGTCTGGCACTGTAGACAGAGCATCGGATAGGCACTCATCAGAGTCCTGCTACTAAGGCCTCTATGCCTGTCCCCTCTCCTGTGTGAGCTTTACTTGGGTTAAGATGTCAGCATTCTgtctgccctcctccccacctaccctgaCCCTTATACTTATCATTCACCCCAGCCAGGGTCCCCCGTGCTCCCCATCAGATTGATGAGTTGAGATGAGGAAAAATCAGTGCAGCAGAGAGCCCAGCAGCAGAGGTGCAAATCCATGGCACTGGATCTTTGCCTTCCTCGTGGGAAACAAGGCCCTAAGAAGCCTTGTTTACTGGGGAAATACGTTTCTTACTTGGAATGGAAATACTCCGTTCTTACTTACGGAAATGAGTTTCCAAGAAACTTTATTTACTAGGCTGTCATGTCGTATTAACAAGGATATTGCTGAAAAGATCTGGTATGGCTTACGTAAAGAGCCACAAGTGCCCTGCAGACAAGCTCATGATCTGCTGGCCCAATGCCTTGTCTTCTTGTCTACTATGGAGACATCTGCCTTAGGCCCCGGCCCTGTACTGCACCTGGAAGGTGGAGAAACCCACCTGCTTCTTGACAGTCTCTATCTCAGCCCGCAACCTTTGAATCATCCTGTTAAGCTCTGAAATCTCAATCTTGGTGCATTTCAGGTTGTCACCATGTTGGTCAACTGTGATCTGGAGCTGCTGGACCTAATATCCAAGGAAACACAGGGAGCCAGGGGTCAGGATGTTTGGGTAGGGTCTCTTCTCCAGTGATGCCTGGAAAATCGGTCCATCTCTGACTTCTCTTGGGTTTAAGCTGGTGATCAACTGCTCACAGACATTGAAAACACAGTCTCAGACACCCCTCTCCTCTCCTGAAAGATCCCCAACACCCACCTTGGTCTGGTACAGAGCCTCGGCCTCAGCCTTGCTCCTCTGGGCGATCTCCTCATACTGGGCACGGACCTCAGCGATGATGCTGTCCAGGTCCACACAGCGGTTATTGTCCATGGACAGCACCACAGAGGTGTCACTGATGTGGCTCTGCATCTGGGACAGCTCCTGCAGGGAAAATGTCTCACATCAGGCCCCCATGGAGAGTCTTCCCTAATATCTGACATCAGCAATCTGCTGTTGTAATGGAAATGGCTATTCCACAGGCTCAGATGGAAGCAGAGCTGGCATTCCCAATGtgcagggaggggaaggaaggtcaCATTTCTATGTAGAAATCAAGTGATTGGTGACACCTCAAGACAGAAAAGGCATGCTTCCAATCTTTTCTGTTCCCTGGGAACTATAAGCCAATCTGTCTGTGGGTGCTGAGTATATGggatagaagagaatggaatggatATATTCACCAGAGAAATACTAAACAGCAATGAAGTCTATCCCATGCAATCTTTATGTCTAATCACCTCTTCTAAGACAACAGCTAGTTTCAAGAACCTCCCAGTTGAATCTCCCCCTTCAACCCATTTTATGACCTTGCTGAGAACCCATTCAGCAAGTAAGGGAACTGGAGGCCTTTCAAAGAACTGTGAATTGCCACAAAAAGCCTCATAGATGAGGGATTCCCTTCCCTGCATGGAGGGCGATGGGGTCCTCACCGCCTCATAGAGGACCCTCAAGAAGTTGATCTCATCATTCAGAGAGTCCATCTTGGCCTCCAACTCCACCTTGCTCATGTAGGCAGCGTCAACATCCTGCATGAGAGGGAGGGTAAGAGGCAAAGCGTAGGAATTACACCAGGGAGAACGGGTGTTAAGTGACACACAGAGGTGTTCTCAGCAGCATTTAGGGAAGGCTTCTCTGCACCAGGTGAGATGGTAAGAGACTAATCATTTGACATATTCGGCCCCTAAAGACACCTGCAGACATGGAAGTTAATTATCCAGATCGGCTTTTTTCCCAGCCTTAATTCCTTAGCATCAGTTATCAGATCCTTTGACCACATAGATCGGATAGTACCGAGTAGGTTGGAGATGAGGCAGAGCTGGACCAAACCAATGAGTCCAGCTGAAGCCCAGTCCCGAGGGAAGGGGCACCCTCACAGCACTGCCCcgccctccctcctctctca comes from the Manis pentadactyla isolate mManPen7 chromosome 10, mManPen7.hap1, whole genome shotgun sequence genome and includes:
- the KRT4 gene encoding keratin, type II cytoskeletal 4, with protein sequence MISRQQCVQSGPRGFSCNSAIVGGGKRSAFSTVSWSGGPGRYSSSGFGSKNLFSLGGNKSISLSVAGSRQGAGFGAACGFGAGGFGAGGFGAGFSAGGYGGSFNGMGGPGFPVCPAGGIQQVTINSSLLTPLRVEIDPNIQKVRTAEWEQIKTLNNKFASFIDKVRFLEQQNKVLETKWKLLQQQTTTTTGKNLDSIFETYISVLRKQVDTLVNDKGRLQSELKIMQDSVEEFKTKYESEIHKRTAAENEFVVLKKDVDAAYMSKVELEAKMDSLNDEINFLRVLYEAELSQMQSHISDTSVVLSMDNNRCVDLDSIIAEVRAQYEEIAQRSKAEAEALYQTKVQQLQITVDQHGDNLKCTKIEISELNRMIQRLRAEIETVKKQCQTLQASVVDAEKRGELALKDANSKLTELETALQKAKEELAKMLRDYQELMSVKLALDVEIATYRKLLEGEESRMSGECQSTLTISVVGGGVSAGGIGGGLGNCSGFGLGSSFGLGSGSGFALGSGVSGISTSKTVSTTKRSHR